The genome window CACGCAGCCCTCCGACACCTGGAGATGGGCAGTGAGCACATTTTAGCGCAATGAGCAAGTCAGGAAGGCAATCGCGCCCAGGGTCGCTCACGGTGAAAAAAATGCCGATGGTGTCGTGCTGCCGGTGGATGCGGTCCACGATGTCGTCCAGGAGTTGGCCCACCGAGTGCTCGTCCAGAGTCGGGGCGGGCGACAGTCCGCAGCGGACCAGCGCCGGCCACACGGCGCCCACGCAGTCCCAGTCGCGGACGCTCGCCAAGCAAACGCCGCTGTGCGCCGCCTGCAGGCAGTACAGCGCCCCCTGAGGGTGAGGTGAGTGTTAGAAACACCGAGCCCAAACTGGCAACCCAGTAGGCAAAGCTGGAAAGGAATCCTCCGTGTGAGCTTTACCTTGAATTGCTGCCGTGTGCCGGCCGTGTGTTGCGGTGACAACAGTTGCACGATTTGAGGAATCAGGTCTCGGTATGAGAAGCTGTAGGTCGCCAGTGCGGTGGTCAGCACGGTTTGGGCTTTGCTACGTACCTGCCAAGGAACAAAAAATTGATTTCGATTCGGATACGTGCGGAGTACTTTCTGGTTGCTCAGTCAGCGCGTTGTACCTGGCTGTAAGTGCTAGTTGACAGCAGCAGGAGATCGCACAGTAGCTCTTGGTGGACTTGTTTGTATTCGCTGCCATCCACCACCAACTTTCTCATCTTTCAATCAAACACCAAAGTCGTATTGAGTACATTTTACAGAATACAATCCAATGTTGTGATTCCAAGTCAGCAGGTGTGCCTTGGCAAATTGAACTGAGTCAGGCAATATACCTCGTGCTGGAGCAAGACCCGGTCGATGAGCAGTGCTCGAATGTGCTGCTTCTTCCCGTAAAGCTGCGCAGAAACGACGACAAAACAAAGCGAAACGTTAGTTGCAGAGAAAAAGCGAGCAAACGCAGCGCCGTCAGCTCACCCGGTTTTCCATCGACTTCTTGACCAGCGTGAAGCTCTTCCAACGCGAGTCGAATTCCTCCTTGTGTgtgcctcggaaaaacaggaGGTCGCTGATGATCTGCGGTCACAAGCCATCAAAGACTCGGTCAGAACTTTTCTCCACAGAGGAGACCATTACAAGTGTAATCGTGGGTCTTCGACAAGCCATGCAGGAGCCAAAATACTAAAGGATAGAAACCATCCAATCTTTATTCAATTAACTGAAACTCCATTGTGAGACACCTGTAACAACAATTACTATGAAATCAAACTCAATTTATTGCAATTATGAAACATAGTCACCTTGATGATGACAAAGAGCGACTTGGTGTCGTCCTCCGTGTGCTCCAGGATGTGATCTGATTGGTGGGCGGGCAAGGAGGCTCACGTTACAGTGGCATGCTGTGATGCATTTGGgtgctttttgtgtttgtttgcttacGTAGCAGCAGCCTGACGGTGCGGCAGATCGACTCTCTGTGGTCCTCGCGTGAATCGTCTGCGCGGGGTGAAATGAGCCAGGTCACAAAGCTGCCGGCACGCTTATTGAATGTGCTCCCTCACCGTAGTCCACGCCAATGTGCAGTTTGAActcccccaggttcaccatgGAGGGCACTCTGTGGCCGGGCAGAGGTTAAGAAGCATGCATTGAAGATTTGTGTGCGTTTTTCTTGGCGTGTGGGCGTGTGTCGGCAAGACTCACAGGTCAGGGACGTGAGGTCCATCCAGGGGGGGCAGCAAGCTGCCCGCCCCGAGCAGGCAGTGCTGCACGATGGCGAGACTCTGCAACAGCTCCTCCCTGTGAACCGAGACGCACATGACACAAGTTTGACATAAGctaaaaaatgtctttattaaaTCAGTCAATCCGTCAAATTTTCCCACCTGCTCATTGGACAGTCTCCCGAGACGTGGCGTTGGATACGCTCCAGCTCGGGCCTCAGCAGGCGGGACAAGAGCTGGAAAACAAAGTTCTGCTCGTCCATGCTGGGGACGTGCCAGCGCACACCCAAAGCGGCGACGTCGCCGGGCCGACCCCAGTCCTGGACGCAAAGGAACAACACACTGTAGGCGCTTTCCAACCAACCAAAATGCCAGCAAGTAAACGAGTGACCCACTCGTACGGGGAGGTCATCACGGAAACCCCCCGGCGTGCTGCGGTACTCGGTGGGGTAGATGAGTGAGAACGAGCGCAGCGTGTGCTCCAGCAGGCCCGCCGCCAGCGCGTAGGCCCGTTTGCAACACAGGCGCACGCAAGTGGTCAGAACGCGCTCCAGCTCGCCGGCAAACCTCAAAAGCTGCTCGCCGTCCACGCGGGTCACCTgaaacacacgcgcacgttGTATATTAAAAATGGAAGCAGTGCAGTAAGTCACAGCGTTTGGTTCGCTCTACTCCCATGAGTAATAAAACACAACAGAGAAGGTATCAATATGTTCTGCTTAGCGACAAAGTGGCCCGTTATTTACGAGGCCGCGGCGCGCCAGGGGCCTGCTGTAAGAAATGTCGTGTGGTCAtcactttttcccccccggcCCTCCATCTTTCTGGCGCAATATCAGAAAATTTCAGCAGAGATGAAATATCCTCCCTCCGCGTACCCGAGGGCGGCACGTTGGCCGAGTGCTGAGCACATCTGCCTCTCGCGCTCACATAAAGGTTCTCACCTCGGACAGCAGCTGGAGATTCCACAGCAGCTCTTTGTCCAGCTCCTCTTCACTCCGCAGATCCTCATCtaaacacacacgtacataATCAGATGATTagtatctaaaaaaaataatgattttttaaaaatgtgctaAAAGTAGTCATGTAATTTCAtccaataaacacaaacacactcaatGTCATACTGACTTTCAGTAATTTGGAAAATGAGGCTGCAACAATGCGGGACAAAGAGTTTGAGAGACTCGGCAGGATGACACTGAAAAGGACAAACAATAGCGGacagaaaaacagaaaaggaAGCGtcattcaacaaaaacacaaggtGAACGGGATAGAAATGAAAGTGCAAGAATTATAAAGCAATAAGATGTTTTGAGGAAAGTCCCCGTAGTCACTGGGAGCCAGCCACCTTTGCCGCTGCTCTGCACACATCAGCCACCATCCTGCCCGCCACGCACGTTTCAAAGATGTTGGACGTGGCGAAGTTGTAGACTTTCTGCAGCGCCACCTAAGACCAGAGGATGGAAAAGCGTCAGATGACACTCTgtgggtgtgcgtgcgtgcgtgcgagcgtCACCGTGTAGATGTCCGTGGAGCACTGCGTGAGGACGGTGCTGACGGTGGTGGACAGGCCCAGCTCCACCAGGCTCTCCAGGTGCGTGCGCGTGTCCGTCTCGGTCTCGGCGCGCGTCTGCTCCAGCGTGCTGCTGTCGATCACAGCAAAGCACCTgcgcaaacaaaaaacagggCATATTCTACTCGAGTGCCTGCCACCTGATAAGAAACAAGCACTGAACTTGATTGATGCTACCTGTCCAGAAGTTGCAGGACAAAATCTTCAAACTCAGCAGAAGCAAAACACAAGTCTTTTTCCATCTGAAAAGCAGAAGCAcatttgtgtgcttttgtcagcgaatttcttttctgtttcaaaggggaagtcaactcAAAATGTTCTTGACGATAGATAATATGCTCtacatccccccccccgctaCTCTAAACACGGCATTCCGATAAATACTGTGCGCGGAATATCAATGAAGGGGCAAAATCCACCCGTTCTGAAGACGGATTTGGTGACTAAATGGACAGCACACCTCTGACAGATTGCTGTGTCGAGACGGAGCTGACGAACAGTCGACCAAAGGCACCAGCGTGGTGAAGGTGGTGATGAACTGGAAGGTTATCTGAAAAACAGCCATCGGAGTCAGGTTTGGTTCCAAAGCAAAGGTGGCGCAAGCGCTGACGCTAACACTCACCATGCACTTGCTGAAATCGTTGGGGTCCACGCCCGGCAGCGAGCCCATGAGCAGCGGCAGCACGTGCAGGCGGCCTTCCGGGTAGCGCTCGTCGGGTGCCACCAGGCTCCGCGCCATGCCGATCATGCAGCTGAGCGTGGCGGTCAGAGTGTGCGGCTCCGTCAAGGTCTCCATCGCCGCGTACGTTCTGTGGAACGGTCGGCTCGCATTTGAGACGCCCAAATACGTGGCCCTGGATGCGCAGACTTACTTCTCCAGCACGGGCGGAATGACCAGTTGTGGCGTGAGGAGTGCCAGGTTCTGCAGGGCGAAGGCGGCGTCCGTGCTGCCCGTTTTGCTGCGCAACAAATGATAGGAAGGAAACTGGATAAGCTCCGGCACGGATAGAGGAATAAATGCATGAATGGAAAGTTTTCATCTGGATGGGATCCAGATTTGACAGTACCTGAACATGGCCAGCAGAGCAGCACCCGTGAGGCTGCGCGTGAACTCCTGCAGGTCCTCATCGCTCAGCTGCTGACTTTCGGGCACTGGCGCGATCCATCCAGGGGTGGCGTGGCGCTCACGGTGCACCCGGCGCACCACGCTCGCCGGCAGACGCTGGAGCAGGCGCATGAGGCGAGactgcacaaacacacgcgcgcCCACGCGTTATGGTTCACGGGCCGAGGGGCGCCAAAAGTGGCGCGCGCTGACAACGAGCCAAGTTGGCAACCCAGAGTTACGGCTATCTCTGAAAGTGTGCATGTGGCTAACCTGCCAGCGACCGTGATTGGACGGATGATAGAAGGAGGCGATGCTGTTAAAGAGGCGGGTCAGCTCTTTCTGCGCCGGGTTTCCTGGGCCACCCTGCACATGAACAAAAATCAGCGGACCAACCTGCGGCCGATTTACGACATTCACTGCCAGCTCTGCCCTGCCATTCAATCGCCCACTTTATTGCATTGTCttcaaaatttgctttcaaTTAGAGAATGACGGGAGTTcactctatttttttattttatttgctgattgattAGTTGTCGATGTATTGATTAATCTGGACACCTCTAAGGCAAATAATTAAAGTGTCAAAGTGAAATTACCAGCAAGGCCGTGATCCACAGCACCACGTGTCCGATGTCGTAGGAGTTGGTGAGGTAGCGCAGCGCCGCCATGTGGCTGACGCCCACGGGGAGGTTCAGGCTGCGCAGGATCCTGGTGAAGATCTAAACGCAAACACTCTCCATTAGACCCAACTCGCTTGAATGATTGCACGATTCCGGCAAACACTCACCGTGGGGATGTAAGGGGTCCAGTCCACGTAGCCGATGTTGTCGTTGCCGAGGCGAGCAAACAGGTTTACCAAATGCTGCGGGGCAAAAGAAACAACGCAAAGGCTCACTGACGAGCAGAGACTAAAGCACGCGCGTCATTTGTGCGCTTTTGTCTCACCCCTTCCCAGCTGGGCTGATTCTGCACCGACAACCAAAGGTCCATCAATTCACTGAACCACAACCtgaaatagataaaaaaaaagaaactgacaTTAATTGAAGTGGCCATTTGGGGCAAGTGGAGAAGTGCAATTTTagcagtatttatttattttttattcatatttattttgattattcTTTTCTGCATCACATCATTCTTTCCACCTCTCCCTATCCTTTTTCAAGGTTGAAGATTACAATCTCCAGACATTTGGAATATACAGTAAGTGGCAAAAAGATGCTTGCTGCACACCAATTTgcacaaatataaaacaaacactcaCACAGACACCTGACATTGCCAACAAATTCTTCCCATTCGTCTCcaatccaataaaaaaattgaactGCCTCCCACCAAACTGTCAAATGGGGAGCGGAACGGAAAAAAGGAGAGTATTAAAAGTGATGTACTACGGGAAGCCGTTCCAAGACTCGCTGCTGACAAATGTCTCTGGAAAGGCCAAACACGGTGAAGAAATGCACCGAGAGATCGTGTCGCCGCTACCATCTGGAActcaactgaaaaaaaaaatgcagggaGCATTTCCAAGAAATCCAGCTGTTAGCCTGACGTGACCGAGAGAGCGGCGATTGATGGAGGGAATCTTTTTTTGATGTTGCAAAGGTGCTGACGGTGCCTGCGGTTTTTGCGACACATGATGCATGCTCAGATCTGCTAGAAGCAACCCAAGTCTCTGCAAAGTGAAGataaatgtcttgttttaaatttgaatgtttcaatttgaaatggtGAAAAAGAGCAACGCTACAGCTCCACAATTCAGTTTTATCTTCGAAGCTGTAGAAGGtattaagaaagaaaaatctgcATTCACTTCATGCGGTCTCTATACATTTGTCCAGCTAATGAAATCCCCAACAGCTCCTCCATTCCCTCCGGGCAGCAACTGCGAATTCAACTTTAGCTCACAGTTAAGAAGTTAGTTAAGAGGCTCCTTTTAAAAGCCAGTTACAAACTCATCGGTTGAGATTTTACAACTCAATTTTCCAAACTCACTCCTCTTAAAGCAGACATAAAAGGGAGCCACCAGAAAGTGTCTTATTGATCATTTGGAACACAACCGGGTTTTCATCCTCAGACCAAGTGAGTAAAATAATGGACCCATTTTTCATGATCCATGTGAAGAATCATAATTAAAGTAGCAAACCAGAAATGTACCCACCGGAAGCCTTGGGCGTGCTCCTCAGGGGGCATGATGGTGGGCAAGAAGAGCTCCATGATGCCGATGGCCTTCTGCATGACTGCGTCAAACACGCACAGCAGGGGGCGCCACTCGTCCAGCATCTCCTTGGTGGAGGATGCTGGGAAGTatctacaagaaaaaaaatgtatgggACCGCTGAAGGTAATGCCGATGGTGAGAATGGTGAACAAAACTCACGGTCTGCAACTTTTGACCAAAGCCTTCAGAATGTGTTCCAATGAACTGTAAACAAAGAAAGTCAATATAactcaaaatcattcaattgAAGTGATTATTCAAAAAGGCACAACTCACTTGGGGAACCAGACAAGTCCGAGATGCTCCGTCTTGGAGTGGACCACCTTCTCGTAGAGCTGGTGGAgcggtcgccatggcaactggAGGTCGTCCCTCGAAAGCAGTTCCTTTTTCCTGTTTGCGTTAGTGTGCCGTGTACAAATGCCCAaagcagtgaatgagttgcttgacaaataaaaaaaaatctatttggcATACCATCGAATAACGTATTGCTTGTTGCGCTCATTTGCCAAGTTCTGCCATTGTCGTTAGTAACTGCACAAATCTTTCATTGGGAAGATTTGGAAAAATAAGCCATAATAAGGCCAGTggattgaaacaaaaagacatctATCTTTTTGCAGCGAGCCGGGACGCCTCGTATTGAGTCGTTGACATCTACGTGAAGGTGCTATGGCGCGGTGATGGATGCGGTCGTCGCGGCAACAACCTCGAGACAAAAGCCGAGTGATGAATGTTGACGCGGTAGTGGCATCTGATTTAAGGAGACATCATTGTGTGTGTAAACCCCTCACTGGGGACAACTCAATTGAAAGCAGGGCTGGGCACGCACTTGCACTTGACAGCCATAATTGGCTTTTAAAATGGACCGAaggttgttttggttttgttgttttgaatgtacGACACCCACTTGAGGAGCTGAATAAGCAGTCGGGCGAAACTCTGCATCATGTGGGGCTCCAGGCCGGGCAGCGTGACCAACTCATAGAGCAGCTTGATGAAGAGAATGTGCTCGTCCTTGCTGAACCTCCGGCCGTAGAGCTTTAAGAACCTGCGAGGAGACCGAAGTAGGTGGGGTCACATCGGAAGGTGTTCCATGCTTCCTATCGCTGACCCATTTTGTTAAAATTGACATACTTGCACATGTACCCTCAAAGTATAAGATGGGTCACTTTTCACGagcaaaatgtacaaataacTTTTGAAGCTGTAAACTTTCACAACATACGAGGTCTGAGCTCAAACGAAATAAAGTGGACCAAAAATTAGGGGGGTTAGGATAACCATATTTGGGGCAATTTAAATTAGgttttcaaaatggctgccgaATAGGGCGGCAATATGTTCATCAAACAAATTCGACGACGAGGGTCGAGTTGTCGAATACTTCCAATTGAATGACTTGCTGAACTTACGAGAAGAGTTTTTTGCACCAGAAGGCGACCCCAGGCCAAAGTTCCCGGAGGAGGACAGCTCTGGACAGGTTGGTCTTGATGTTCTCCAAAAGCTCTGAGGCTTCCCGCTCCAGTCGGTCGGCGTACGGCAACAGCCCATTATAGACGAGCTCCTTCTGGAAGACCAACGCTGTCATGACCGAATATTTTGCGTAGAGTGACGAACCGAAGCGCAGTCATGGAAGTACTTCGCAAGCTGTGACAACTTAATCCAGGGAGCCGACCAGGGCGGAAGTCAGACGAATGCCCAATCGGCGAAAGTGTGTCACGGCTAATTAAGTTGAGTAAAGCCGGCTGGTAATGTCCAGCTTCCGCTCTGACGCGCAGGTGCTGCGTCGCCTCGTTTACGTCATGACGACGACGTGCCAAAACATTTCACCCTAACTGACCCCCAACAAAGAAATCTGGTAACAGTAGAAGTACTGatgtatttataaaataaaataaaaatctctgAAATGCACTCAAGTACGCAAAGAATAATTCAGTCACTTCTACTGTACACAAGTTGTTATaatttaacaacaacaaaatatttggagTGACCCCACTTGAGAATAAACTTGATTGACACCATGTAATGTAGCCGATTAcagtcaaatcaaaatgaatagTCGGGACTACATATCCCAGAATCCCCTGGAGCCTGCGTGTTGGGCTAATCTGTCGATTATTAGGATCATGGTACATTAACTGGATTATTTACTGTCTCTCTGTTGTCCCACTAACCCCGAACTGACTGACTGGATCAACTCACTCACTTCTCAAtctaattaaacaaaaataaagtgaaagtACTCTTTCTCTGCAATATGATCGCCTAGTGGCTTTTATTAAGTATTTCTCAATATGTAGCCATGAATGTAGAGgtacaaaagaaaatcagcgAAAATCCTGACTCTTATTGACTATGAATAGAACATATGTTTTTTGTTCCCATCCTCAGACAACTGACATTAATTGGGACAGAAGAAACCAACCACCATCATTTTGTCTATTATGGGTTTTTTTATGCTACATTATTCTTTCAAAGCAATTTGCTGAATTTGATGACTTCCACCGTGTAATTTACTTTCCATTAAAGTTTGTAAACAATTATTTCTTGCCATCTGTGCATGGAAGCGTAATCTTGTTACCACGGCAACGTGGTCTgcactgccatctagtggtcacTTTGAGCCAACTCAACTTCAGTAGGTAAACTACACTTGAATAATCCGCATGAGCTCCAATTCATATCCATTAAAATTTGATGACGCTATGTTTATATTAagtacaattttctttttcaaaaaatacattcctTCTTATGATACAGGCAAATAAAGGCGCAAGCCGTTGGTTTCGGttgtgcaagtgtacctaatgtagtgtCCCACTGTCCCGTCTGTGCATTGTTGTGATTCCAAACCCAAAACCGGTTGAACCGGTTCAGATTTGTTGGGAGCCCAATTTCAAGTCCCCTGCGATGACATTAACCGGCTAAAACAAAAGCGAATCTCACACCTAAAGCTAGTTGgacgaaaaaagaaaaacttttttttttatagcggACATTTGAGTCGAAATTTCCGATTAAAACATGTCAAGGTGAGTGACGTTGCCTCTTCCTCGTCGGTGATGTGACGAAGCAGGAAGAAGTCGCCACTGTCGGTCGACTGGTTTCCATTGTTCGTTCAACTTGCAAAAGGGTAGTTCTTTCACATTTCCGCGCTATGGGGGGCGTCTGCGCTCGCTTCGCCGAGGATCACCGGCCGGCGCTCAACTTCGCGCTGCTGGTGGTCACCTACGGCGTTTACTTGCTCATCGGCGCAGGCATCTTCTCGGCCATCGAGCTGCCCTACGAGGTCCAGCTCCGCGATGAACTGGAGGCCAGCCGCAGGGACTTCTTGGCCAACAACACCTGCGTGTCGGACGCCAGCCTCCAGCAGGTGCTGGTGCGCGCCCTGGAAGCCCACAACTATGGCGTGTCGGTAGTGGGCAATAGTCGCCGCCGGAACTGGGACTTCATGTCCTCGCTGTTCTTCACCAGCACCGTGCTGACCACCACAGGTGAGGCTCACCGTGCAGGTGTCGCTGAGGGCTGGCTGGGGGGTCCGCTTTAGAAATCTCCATTTGAAGGATCCATCAGAGACCATTACATACGTTCAAATTGTGTTGATAGGAATTGTATACAAATATGCACAATTATGTGTGTCAAGGTTACGGCCATACCgttcctctgtcagacgaagggaAGGCCTTCTGCATCTTCTACTCCATCGTGGGAATCCCCTTCACCCTCTTCTTACTCTCCGTCCTGGTGCAGAGGATCATGGTGGTGGTCACCCACCGCCCCCTGGCCCACTTCCCTCACCGGTGGGCCGTGTCCAAGGCCAAGTTCGCCGTCGCCCACGTAGCGATCCTCGCCGTGGTGATGTTTCTTGCGGTCCTCTTCATCCCGGCGTGGATCTTCTATGCCTTTGAGGAGGACTGGAACTTCCTGGAGTCCCTCTACTTCTGCTTCATCTCTTTGACCACCATTGGCCTCGGAGACTACGTCCCAGGAGAGACTCACAGTACCGAGGACAACCCTCACGGGAAGATCTACAAGCTGCTCATTACTCGTAAGGCCAGCTTGTTGTTGCCAATTCTCATGTAAAATTGTGCTTtggtgccctctagtggcattTGTGTGACAAGTGTTGTATTGAAGTGATGGCGAAGCTTCATTTAGGCAGGTCATAGGTCGTCGTATAAACCATTTGATTCATCTGCTAGATTTAAAATATTAGCATGCTGGTGAGAGTGTGTGATTTTGCGTGTGTTTCAGTGTACTTGGTACTGGGACTGGTGTGTGTTCTGGTGCTGATGGAGACGTGCGTGGAGCTGCCGCAGATAAAGCGCCTGCGCCAGCGCTTTTACCGGGACGACCTGCGTGAGCTGGACACCGAGACGGTCAACATCATCGAGCGGGAGCATCCTGCCGACGTGTCCGAGCGCGTCATCCCCTCCGTGTCGGAGCAGGCCGACACCTTGCAGAacggcggccggccggcggtgCCGTACATGCTGGCGCCCAGCCTCAATAGGAAGCTCAACTAGCACGATGAAAAAGTCAGCagctatggaaaaaaaatgccttccATGTAGCTGATATGGAGGTTGAAAGTCTggtcatttgtttcttttttattttgtctcccTTGTCAGAACATTCCCCACAGATAAGAGCTGGGGCGTGAATGCCAAGGAAGGGTGGCTAAGTTTCCACTTCCTGTCAAAGTGGAGCTGGGAGAGGATGAGCGTCGTGCCACGACTTCGGATTTGAAAACACCTACCTGCACGTTGTAGCctaaaaaataagaaataatgaCCAAATAGGTGCTTGGGTGACAACAGACCTCCGTCAAGGTTTGCTATACAAGATGACAGATTTGTTACTGAAAAGATGGCCAAAAAAGATCTGTCTTGCAACACTGTAAAACCTAAATAGGTTGACTTGACTTAAAAAAGGTGAAAACtcaacactttaaaaaaaaagtgtgactaATAATTTGAATAATTGAAGTCAGTTTTTAGAGTGTAGTTTCCCCAAGAGGTAGCAAGAAGCATTGTTACGTTCATACAAAACTCTTACTGTCTTTGTAAAGGCACAGGTGCAATATAGATAAGAACACAAGAGGGCAGCATTTGCCTGCTTTACACTCAATGTACTTCCCAAGCCTTATAGTAAaatcagtttttctttttcaacacGAGAATCGCACAATTCACCAAACCTGCTCGAGACAAAGCCACAtacatttttgtatattttgtacATTACATGGctgtatcaaaaaaaaaagacttattAAAAGGTGTTCTAGAAACCATATAAGTGTGGGCTATTTCATTTATACAGTCTTGTATTCACGTGACAGTTCATGTGCAGGCTGACAGGAGTCTTTCAAAATGCTGGCCGCCCGCATCTATACGACGCGCGGCCGCTTAGAGCAGCTCAGCCCGAAGCCGCGCACGATGAGCACCAGCAGGACCACCAGCAAGACGACGATGATGGTGACGATGGCCACGTAGCCGGCGTAAGGCAGCGGCGGTGCGGCGGGAGACTCGGCCGGGATCATGTTGGTCAGGTTGAGCATGTAGCCCAGAGTCCAGCCTGCGTCGCTTCCTTTGATCTGGGAACGTGACATCATCATATACACTTTGTAATATCCTCTCCATTTTAACCTCGAGTCAGTGCACCTTGTGTATGAATGTGATGTTGGAGTAGCTCTCTGAGGTGAAGTTGTAAGCGTCCGTCAGCAGTGTGATGAGGTAGGTGCCGGCAAAGCAGTAGCCCACCAAATATTTCAACTTGGTGCCTGGATTCTGCTGCTTCACCTGCACAGTTAGTCAGTTAGTTGTATACTATATGTAAACACACACgtacggatggatggatggtgacCTCCTGCCAGGGTGTAGCGCAGAAGCGTGCGATCGTTTCCTTGACCGTGTCCAGAGGGAAGGACGTGGTGGTGAGGTTGAAGAAGTTCATAGTGTAGTAGTAAGCTGAGAATGCCTACCACGGGGCAAAAGACGGCAGCAGAAAACAATCATCTGATTTGATGACTTGtactcaaaatgcatttttataatAAGGTTTTTTGTCCACAGCAACGTTTGCACATCATGCTGGTGTCGGCGGTCTGCTTACCCCGAAGAGCCCCTCCACGGTTGGCTGGTAGACCCCGTTGAAGGAGCAGTGGCTATATTTGCATTGGCTGAAGTTAAAGAGGGTCCGGACTACGTCCTGGCATTGTTGGAAGTTTCCTAGACCCGAGTGGTGGAAAGACGCGGGGGCTCCCTGGGGCTTCCTGTCCGACACGCATGGACTGTCGTAGAGCGTCGAGTAATCCTTCATTTCCGCGTAGCCGGGGTGGAAGCACGGGTCCTTTATTCTTGGGGGACCTGACTGGCGgagaacaaagaaaagaatgcAAGCGTTTGAAATATGGCCATAAAGTAGCCACGCTTTGTAAGCTCATGAGTAGTCctggaaaaaaaggtcatgCTTTGAAAGGGCGTCAACCTGAGTTTGGTGCGCCAGCGCCATCCTGAGGGCCTGATCCTTCCCGTAACACAGGAAGCTGTGCGTGTAAAGGTTGTAATCGTTTCCGTACAGCCGGAAGGTCACCGAGTTGCCGGGCGACTCTGTGCCGTCGAACGTTTTGGAAACAAAGCTGATCTGGGTGGACGCCCCGCCGAGGTCCAGGGCCCCCGTGGTCTTCAGGCCCTGTTGACGCACACGCGC of Syngnathus acus chromosome 19, fSynAcu1.2, whole genome shotgun sequence contains these proteins:
- the LOC119138509 gene encoding proteasome activator complex subunit 4B-like isoform X2, producing the protein MTALVFQKELVYNGLLPYADRLEREASELLENIKTNLSRAVLLRELWPGVAFWCKKLFSFLKLYGRRFSKDEHILFIKLLYELVTLPGLEPHMMQSFARLLIQLLKKKELLSRDDLQLPWRPLHQLYEKVVHSKTEHLGLVWFPNSLEHILKALVKSCRPYFPASSTKEMLDEWRPLLCVFDAVMQKAIGIMELFLPTIMPPEEHAQGFRLWFSELMDLWLSVQNQPSWEGHLVNLFARLGNDNIGYVDWTPYIPTIFTRILRSLNLPVGVSHMAALRYLTNSYDIGHVVLWITALLGGPGNPAQKELTRLFNSIASFYHPSNHGRWQSRLMRLLQRLPASVVRRVHRERHATPGWIAPVPESQQLSDEDLQEFTRSLTGAALLAMFSKTGSTDAAFALQNLALLTPQLVIPPVLEKTYAAMETLTEPHTLTATLSCMIGMARSLVAPDERYPEGRLHVLPLLMGSLPGVDPNDFSKCMITFQFITTFTTLVPLVDCSSAPSRHSNLSEMEKDLCFASAEFEDFVLQLLDRCFAVIDSSTLEQTRAETETDTRTHLESLVELGLSTTVSTVLTQCSTDIYTVALQKVYNFATSNIFETCVAGRMVADVCRAAAKCHPAESLKLFVPHCCSLIFQITENEDLRSEEELDKELLWNLQLLSEVTRVDGEQLLRFAGELERVLTTCVRLCCKRAYALAAGLLEHTLRSFSLIYPTEYRSTPGGFRDDLPVRDWGRPGDVAALGVRWHVPSMDEQNFVFQLLSRLLRPELERIQRHVSGDCPMSREELLQSLAIVQHCLLGAGSLLPPLDGPHVPDLVPSMVNLGEFKLHIGVDYDDSREDHRESICRTVRLLLHHILEHTEDDTKSLFVIIKIISDLLFFRGTHKEEFDSRWKSFTLVKKSMENRLYGKKQHIRALLIDRVLLQHEMRKLVVDGSEYKQVHQELLCDLLLLSTSTYSQVRSKAQTVLTTALATYSFSYRDLIPQIVQLLSPQHTAGTRQQFKGALYCLQAAHSGVCLASVRDWDCVGAVWPALVRCGLSPAPTLDEHSVGQLLDDIVDRIHRQHDTIGIFFTVSEGCVEIAERVAPSETLSVDELKEGLQRQQIKNVVNARKYEKLVNDLLDCLEDRELPWKFEHTAADLLSLLLRDDHPLPPDAVLYFTQGLIHDSISIRKVAILAMAGVLKQLKRPRKKVAVKPSDVCGAVDPEGTWAGDRKANGWLQYRSADLPLSEEAWDSQLHVEKAHVGYYSWPSEMMIYAPLQKLKDDLPYEEMSEAEKIIFEYFSDLEFIERFIEFLSLEERKGKDSFNPRRFYLFKGLFRNYGDVFLPLLWPHLEQLAGDPHESSQRCVCEITAGIIRGSKMWSFSKVDKLWRLLCPLIKTALSNITVETYTDWGTCIATACEGRDPRKLHWLLELLMETPLIGEGSSFRDASLLYVLQGGLAQQQWRVAELLHRLLTYLEPKLTQVYKNVRERIGSVLTYIFMMDVALPHTQPTSSPHVADFVARVLERLKPLTSEAEIRNHVPEENAPETADECTQAVKLLKTVLKWLLASAGRTFTTPVQQHLQLLPLLFKIAPVEIDESYDEMKQDARTCLSLMSQGLLYPQHIPLVLAALEEMAGSRSWHARYSVLTYLQISVFSNLFTLLSVPAEVQRVRKMVMRLLLDEQLEVRDMAGTTLSGLLQCHFFPLDHNLQTQLQTLSHTRLPKARGELASTDLVRRHAGVLGLSACILSSPYDVPKWMPNILMDLSDHLNDPQPIELTVKKTLSEFRRTHHDNWQEHRQRFTDDQLLVLTDLLVSPCYYA